One window of Magallana gigas chromosome 2, xbMagGiga1.1, whole genome shotgun sequence genomic DNA carries:
- the LOC105335327 gene encoding uncharacterized protein, translating to MLTVAKLKDSRGGKPYAQPLKVKVCAVGNIQNYQIDSGEKKECVTVGMGDATDAIKGTLYDTSKLKTLTGDSTVILMNYIFKNEGEPAIVITKNTKVLKTGTMEVPQDILEKGKRIANPPPAVTRPIKAVKTSPVKSLVSVKGRVVSEDMTKTVKVKGVDVNVKSVALKDETDSIKVSLWRNLSDSSIVGKYLSITNVVVTSFNEEISVSTTSKSILEECEPPVSQIHGSAIAFEKTELNISLLMNVHDEYATYEVPICMIAAALGCNTEDIETELQNNLPLQCSFILKDSTVEEINSITKSS from the exons ATGCTAACAGTTGCAAAACTAAAGGATTCTAGAGGTGGTAAACCTTATGCACAGCCACTGAAAGTGAAAGTCTGTGCTGTTGGCAATATTCAGAATTATCAAATCGACAGTGGTGAGAAAAAAGAATGTGTGACAGTTGGAATGGGGGATGCAACAGATGCAATAAAAGGCACTCTCTATGACACTTCTAAACTGAAAACATTAACTGGAGATAGCACTGTCATCCTTATGAACTATATTTTCAAGAATGAAGGCGAACCTGCGATTGTCAtaacaaaaaacacaaaagtATTGAAAACAGGAACCATGGAGGTTCCACAGGATATATTGGAGAAGGGCAAGAGGATTGCGAATCCACCACCTGCTGTGACGCGCCCTATCAAGGCCGTCAAGACCTCCCCTGTTAAGTCACTAGTGTCTGTGAAGGGTAGAGTTGTCTCT GAGGACATGACAAAGACCGTGAAAGTGAAAGGTGTTGATGTCAATGTTAAAAGTGTTGCTCTAAAGGACGAGACAGACAGTATAAAAGTCTCCCTGTGGAGAAACCTAAGTGACTCATCCATAGTCGGGAAATATCTGTCAATCACAAATGTTGTTGTGACCAGCTTCAATGAAGAAATTTCTGTTTCAACAACTTCAAAAAGCATTCTTGAA GAGTGTGAGCCACCAGTTTCTCAAATACATGGATCAGCCATTGCATTTGAGAAAACAGAGCTGAACATCTCCCTCCTGATGAATGTACATGATGAGTATGCAACATATGAAGTTCCAATTTGCATGATTGCAGCTGCTCTTGGTTGCAACACTGAAGACATAGAAACTGAGCTACAGAATAATCTGCCACTTCAATGTTCTTTCATTTTGAAAGACTCAACAGTTGAAGAGATCAACAGCATCACAAAATCTTCATAA